In Musa acuminata AAA Group cultivar baxijiao chromosome BXJ3-11, Cavendish_Baxijiao_AAA, whole genome shotgun sequence, one DNA window encodes the following:
- the LOC103971507 gene encoding eukaryotic translation initiation factor 4B1, with protein sequence MSKAWGAVGAWALDAERAEAEEQEQPAGEPPPASPLLASEPAQGFPTLKEAASSSKQKKKKKKPVPLAQFVAGGSRPSFESKGLTPDEMRGLPTGPRERSQEELGYGRLGGGFRSYGDGGGPRRSLPGRRVDEGDGSWGGAGGGRRSYGGFDEEPRKGPPDRYSDFDQPSRADEVDNWGAGKKPFAPPLADAGRRDSYGFSGSGSSSRADEVDSWSTAKKPLPSENPSFGSGSGDSRASSESYGWGRSREGSIPHDQGRPKLVLDPPKRNVGTPSEPLRSRPSPFGAARPREEVLAQKGLDWRQMDSDNEMKKTSRPTSSHSSRPSSAHSSRPVSPGLQSAAVAAEVAVKPRPKVNPFGNAKPREVLLQEKGIDWRKIDLEVEYRSVERSGTNEEKLLKEEINYLKALTRETEGDLNDKFTKLSAEELSKLHEEIARKEKDLELLVHQFDDKVRFGQRTTANIRPGSGSGRSDASSSTRPPSQSGMSEGSRSIDFVDRPQSGGGTGDAWGNRMDDRRGFQGRRDKSFFESRNADRSSSRERW encoded by the exons ATGTCCAAGGCCTGGGGCGCTGTCGGCGCCTGGGCGCTCGACGCCGAGCGCGCGGAGGCCGAGGAGCAAGAGCAGCCGGCGGGGGAGCCGCCTCCGGCCAGTCCCCTCCTCGCTAGCGAGCCTGCGCAGGGCTTCCCGACACTCAAGGAGGCGGCCTCCTCctcgaagcagaagaagaagaagaagaagcccgtCCCCCTCGCCCAGTTCGTTGCCGGTGGCTCCCGTCCCTCCTTCGAGTCCAAGGGCCTCACCCCTGATGAGATGCGCGGCCTTCCAACCGGCCCGAGGGAACGGTCCCAGGAGGAGCTCGGGTATGGGCGCCTTGGCGGTGGGTTCCGATCGTATGGTGATGGCGGTGGCCCCCGCAGAAGTCTTCCTGGCCGTAGGGTCGATGAGGGCGATGGCTCGTGGGGCGGCGCCGGTGGTGGAAGGAGGAGCTACGGTGGGTTTGATGAGGAGCCGCGGAAGGGTCCGCCGGATAGGTATTCAGATTTTGACCAGCCATCGAGAGCCGACGAAGTGGATAATTGGGGTGCTGGAAAGAAGCCGTTTGCTCCTCCGCTAGCTGACGCTGGGCGGCGCGATTCATATGGCttcagtggcagtggcagctcgTCTAGGGCTGATGAGGTAGATAGTTGGTCAACTGCGAAGAAACCTCTTCCATCCGAAAACCCAAGTTTTGGATCAGGGTCTGGGGATTCCCGTGCTTCATCTGAATCCTACGGATGGGGAAGAAGTAGAGAAGGATCAATTCCACATGATCAAGGGAGGCCAAAGCTAGTTTTGGATCCACCAAAGAGGAATGTTGGCACACCGAGTGAGCCTTTGAGGAGTCGGCCTAGCCCATTTGGCGCTGCACGTCCGAGAGAGGAGGTTTTGGCTCAGAAAGGGTTGGATTGGAGGCAGATGGACTCTGATAATGAGATGAAGAAGACCAGCAGGCCCACCAGTTCACATTCTAGCAGACCTTCAAGTGCACATTCAAGCAGACCAGTCAGTCCAGGATTGCAATCAGCAGCTGTGGCAGCAGAAGTAGCAGTTAAACCTCGACCAAAGGTGAACCCGTTTGGTAATGCAAAGCCCAGAGAAGTTCTGTTGCAGGAAAAGGGAATAGATTGGAGGAAAATTGACCTGGAGGTGGAATATCGCAGTGTGGAAAG ATCTGGGACCAATGAAGAAAAGCTGCTAAAAGAAGAGATTAATTATCTTAAGGCACTGACTAGAGAAACTGAGGGCGATCTAAatgacaagtttacaaaattatcTGCTGAAGAACTTTCTAAGCTTCATGAGGAGATAGCAAGGAAGGAAAAGGACCTGGAGCTTCTAGTGCATCAGTTTGATGACAAGGTTCGGTTTGGTCAAAGAACCACAGCCAACATCAGACCAGGATCTGGGTCTGGCAGGAGCGATGCCTCGTCATCTACGAGGCCACCATCTCAGTCTGGCATGTCTGAGGGGTCTAGGAGCATTGATTTTGTTGACAGGCCACAATCTGGTGGTGGGACTGGAGATGCATGGGGAAATCGCATGGATGACAGGCGAGGATTTCAGGGGAGAAGGGATAAGAGCTTTTTCGAAAGCAGAAATGCAGACAG GTCAAGTTCAAGGGAGCGGTGGTGA